The following proteins are encoded in a genomic region of Chloroflexota bacterium:
- a CDS encoding septum formation initiator family protein: MSPDRTKGYRLRFPVRRFLFAAVLAIVVYLLLSFGGLVMSGYKLNQQAEQLRREIALLKAENEALQKRLSALQTDEELERLAREDLNWVKPGEVLVLPIKQQEGLSSAPQSSNEASGKDGYPPNWRRWWALFWDR, encoded by the coding sequence ATGAGCCCTGATAGAACCAAAGGATATCGTCTCCGCTTTCCTGTACGAAGGTTCTTGTTTGCTGCTGTCCTGGCCATCGTCGTTTACCTGTTGTTATCCTTTGGTGGACTTGTGATGAGCGGCTACAAGCTAAATCAACAAGCTGAGCAATTGCGACGTGAAATCGCTCTGCTCAAGGCAGAGAACGAAGCGCTTCAGAAGCGACTATCTGCCTTGCAGACGGATGAAGAGCTGGAGAGGCTAGCCAGAGAGGATCTGAACTGGGTGAAACCAGGAGAGGTGTTAGTATTGCCTATCAAGCAGCAGGAAGGTCTCTCGTCTGCCCCTCAATCTTCGAACGAGGCGAGCGGAAAGGATGGTTATCCTCCTAACTGGCGCCGTTGGTGGGCCCTATTTTGGGACAGATAG